From the genome of Papaver somniferum cultivar HN1 chromosome 2, ASM357369v1, whole genome shotgun sequence, one region includes:
- the LOC113351303 gene encoding putative disease resistance protein RGA3: protein MAGLGKTKLARTLYNDESVIKHFELRIWVTEPVVFHLSEVLKMIISYVKTNDVKHDYGCLDLTMMLQEMLKGKKYLLVLDDFWDVKNSDIWDTLKSRLTSGAHGSKILITSCKINVARSVRWMTTTYHLQQLSTDDCWSIIKEKAFSSPQSRASENPEMVKIAKDLARKCCGLPLAARILAYILASKTKESEWDFIQECFKTRKHSKYHTQIYPALKLSYDHLPSSALKQCFLIDNIFLLPYLSGRIYDMQ from the coding sequence ATGGCGGGACTTGGGAAAACGAAACTAGCTCGAACACTCTATAATGATGAATCCGTTATCAAACATTTCGAACTCAGAATATGGGTCACTGAACCTGTTGTTTTTCATCTAAGTGAGGTTTTAAAAATGATCATAAGTTACGTTAAAACTAATGATGTTAAACATGATTATGGATGTCTTGATCTGACAATGATGCTTCAAGAGATGTTGAAAGGGAAGAAGTATCTGCTAGTACTTGACGACTTTTGGGATGTCAAGAATTCCGACATCTGGGATACGCTAAAATCGAGGTTGACGTCTGGTGCTCATGGAAGTAAGATTTTAATCACTAGTTGTAAAATCAATGTTGCACGGAGTGTCCGATGGATGACCACTACATATCACTTGCAACAATTATCAACAGATGATTGTTGGTCAATTATCAAGGAAAAGGCATTTTCATCTCCTCAGAGCAGGGCATCGGAGAATCCAGAAATGGTTAAAATAGCAAAGGATCTAGCAAGAAAATGCTGTGGTTTACCACTTGCTGCCAGAATATTGGCCTACATTTTGGCCTCGAAAACAAAAGAAAGTGAATGGGATTTCATTCAAGAATGCTTTAAAACAAGAAAACATTCAAAATATCATACGCAGATCTATCCAGCATTAAAGTTAAGTTACGACCATCTTCCGTCATCAGCTCTAAAACAATGCTTTTTAATAGACAATATATTTCTGTTACCTTATTTATCTGGGAGAATATACGATATGCAATAA